The following proteins are encoded in a genomic region of Spirosoma sp. SC4-14:
- a CDS encoding ATP-binding protein has protein sequence MLSTLFSTHLTDLLFEESDDFIGVYDIASEQFIRINQVGAQMLGFHTEQDFLTDSNWSKSLLICAQTKEHQQQLIQSVLQQGRLEREIELTHQNGTQLWCKLVIIHLHNDSKDYFLIRLRNLVRLHQAERELEQSVLRYEAVFTNATIGIIVADQRGRVVSVNRFAKELFGYPDDELLGQSIDVLVPTSVSHYHERLRESFMKNPQVRAMGHNRDLHARRKDESVFPVEVSLSYFRLDDQLYTVSYIIDITFKKEAERELLAHRDRIERLNADLEQKVADRTHALMNTLEQLERSKDELAIALTAERELGELKSRFVSMASHEFRTPLTTILTSATLIEKYPNTDQQDKRHKHLQRIHASVNHLNDILEEFLSVGRLEEGKITANPVAVDLSALLQDILGDMQGMLKTQQTIQIDLNCTGKIWVDPSLLRKVIVNLLSNAIKYSGERSVVTITGQCTAQSIMLAVSDQGVGISPEDQQHLFERFFRAKNVSNTPGTGLGLHIVARYIDLLGGTVALQSELNKGTTVTLTLPHENYSAD, from the coding sequence ATGCTTTCAACGCTCTTTTCGACCCATTTAACGGATCTTCTTTTTGAAGAAAGTGATGACTTTATTGGTGTATACGACATTGCTTCTGAGCAATTTATACGCATCAATCAGGTTGGAGCACAGATGCTCGGCTTCCATACAGAACAGGACTTTCTGACCGATTCCAACTGGTCGAAATCGCTGCTGATCTGTGCCCAAACGAAAGAACACCAGCAGCAACTCATTCAGAGCGTTTTGCAACAGGGGCGTCTCGAACGGGAAATTGAACTGACTCACCAAAATGGCACGCAACTATGGTGTAAGCTGGTTATTATACACTTACATAACGATAGTAAGGATTATTTTCTAATTCGGCTCCGGAATCTGGTGCGGCTTCACCAGGCCGAACGCGAACTCGAACAGAGCGTTTTACGCTACGAAGCCGTATTCACCAATGCAACCATCGGTATCATTGTAGCCGACCAGCGAGGTCGGGTAGTGTCGGTAAACCGGTTTGCCAAAGAACTGTTTGGCTATCCAGACGACGAATTACTCGGGCAATCGATTGATGTGCTGGTGCCAACCAGCGTTAGTCATTACCACGAACGACTCCGGGAATCGTTCATGAAAAATCCGCAGGTGCGGGCTATGGGCCACAATCGCGACCTGCACGCCCGGCGCAAAGACGAATCGGTATTCCCGGTTGAAGTTAGTCTGAGCTATTTTCGGCTGGATGACCAGCTCTATACGGTTTCGTATATAATTGACATCACCTTCAAAAAAGAAGCTGAGCGGGAGCTATTAGCCCACCGCGATCGTATTGAGCGGTTAAATGCGGATCTGGAACAGAAAGTGGCCGACCGTACTCATGCGTTGATGAACACGCTCGAACAACTGGAACGATCGAAAGATGAACTAGCCATTGCCCTGACTGCCGAACGCGAACTGGGCGAACTAAAATCGCGCTTTGTCTCGATGGCTTCGCATGAATTCCGTACTCCGCTTACTACCATTCTCACGTCGGCAACACTCATCGAAAAATATCCCAACACCGACCAGCAGGATAAACGCCATAAACATCTGCAACGTATACACGCATCAGTTAATCACCTGAACGATATTCTGGAAGAGTTTCTGTCGGTAGGTCGGCTGGAAGAAGGAAAAATTACGGCCAATCCAGTAGCTGTCGACTTGTCGGCGCTTCTTCAGGATATACTGGGCGATATGCAGGGTATGCTAAAGACTCAACAAACGATTCAGATTGATCTGAACTGCACCGGCAAAATCTGGGTCGATCCGTCGTTATTGCGCAAGGTGATTGTCAATCTGCTGTCGAATGCCATCAAATATTCGGGTGAGCGCTCAGTTGTTACGATAACTGGCCAGTGTACGGCACAGTCCATAATGTTAGCCGTTTCTGACCAGGGTGTCGGCATATCGCCCGAAGATCAGCAACACTTGTTCGAACGGTTCTTTCGCGCCAAAAATGTTTCCAATACACCCGGCACGGGGCTGGGCCTGCATATTGTTGCCCGATATATTGATCTGCTGGGCGGAACTGTTGCTCTACAGAGCGAATTAAATAAGGGTACTACCGTTACATTAACTCTCCCACATGAAAACTATTCTGCTGATTGA
- a CDS encoding 2-hydroxyacid dehydrogenase, producing MKIAFFSCHPYEQSFLEAANANHRHQLTFLSQSLSPETAPLAAGHQAICVFVNDQLNTPTLQTLANLGIRLVALRCTGYNQVDILAAQQLGVRILRVPTYSPHSVAEHAVALLLALNRKTHLAYQRTKRNNFTLDGLMGFDLYGKRVGLIGTGKIGTAFARIMLGFGCHVLAYDKVRSAVLQQLGVEYLPLNELLAEADILSLHCPLTSETHHIIDASALARMKPGAYLINTSRGGLLDTPAVLAAIHSGKLGALGVDVYELEDNFFFSDWSEKELPDLDLNVLTHLPNVIVTSHQGFFTREAMQQIANTTLNNLTYVEQQHLPEDCVVVG from the coding sequence ATGAAAATCGCCTTCTTTAGTTGTCATCCCTACGAGCAGTCGTTTCTGGAAGCGGCCAACGCCAATCATCGCCATCAACTGACCTTTTTATCGCAGTCGCTATCGCCCGAAACGGCTCCGTTGGCAGCTGGGCATCAGGCCATATGCGTTTTTGTCAATGATCAGCTCAATACACCAACCCTCCAAACGCTCGCTAATCTGGGTATTCGGCTCGTGGCACTCCGCTGCACCGGCTACAACCAGGTCGATATACTGGCGGCTCAACAACTGGGGGTTCGTATTCTGCGCGTTCCAACCTATTCTCCTCACTCCGTTGCCGAACATGCCGTAGCCTTGTTGCTGGCACTGAATCGGAAAACACACCTCGCCTACCAGCGAACCAAACGAAACAATTTCACGCTCGACGGGCTGATGGGTTTCGATTTATATGGCAAGCGGGTTGGTTTGATCGGTACGGGTAAGATCGGAACTGCATTTGCCCGCATTATGCTCGGTTTTGGCTGCCATGTGCTGGCCTACGACAAAGTACGCTCGGCCGTTTTACAGCAACTTGGCGTGGAGTATTTGCCTCTGAACGAATTGCTGGCAGAAGCCGACATATTGTCGCTACACTGTCCGCTAACGTCCGAAACGCACCATATCATCGACGCATCGGCGCTGGCACGTATGAAGCCGGGAGCTTATCTGATCAATACCAGTCGGGGTGGACTGCTCGATACGCCTGCCGTACTGGCAGCGATCCACAGTGGAAAACTGGGCGCTCTGGGCGTCGATGTATATGAGCTGGAAGATAATTTCTTTTTCAGCGACTGGTCGGAAAAAGAATTGCCCGATCTGGATCTGAACGTATTAACGCACCTGCCCAATGTGATTGTAACCTCTCACCAGGGTTTTTTCACCCGCGAAGCCATGCAGCAGATTGCCAATACTACGCTGAATAACCTTACGTATGTAGAGCAGCAACATCTGCCCGAAGATTGTGTTGTAGTTGGATAA
- the mgtA gene encoding magnesium-translocating P-type ATPase — protein sequence MDNIEPPVNQAPILSAYWAIQPDELLAQLHTTALGLSSDQADLIRQSAGQNQLQTKGRASVVGLFLNQFRNPISLILLVAAALSYFLNDTTDAIIIFIIILVSGLLSFWQEKGASDAMQQLQSMVTVKATVYRDGKASSLPVEQVVPGDIVGLCAGDLVPGDCYLLTSNELFTNEASLTGETYPVDKQPGIQPADTPMAKRQNVLFLGSHVVSGSGRAVVIRTGPQTELGHIAERIGNATPETDFERGIRQFGYMLMEVTLVLVILIFAINVGLHKPVLNAFLFSLAIAVGLTPQLLPAIISINLAKGASRMAQQQVIVKRLSAIENIGSMNLLCSDKTGTLTEGHVRVDRIMDVHKQPSVRARLLAQINAQLQQGFRNPVDEAILAFNPTDVSLYPRVDEIPYDFIRKRLTILTEIDGQTVMSTKGALQTILDVCRYVDTGTDELALLTAYREQIEQTYQELSSQGFRTLGLATKQTNGKRDIDKSDEADMTFLGFITLFDPPKTGIAETLASLNELGIHLKLITGDNALVAQSVAQHMGIDCPEVLTGSAIRQLSIEALRQKAMHTHVFAEVEPNQKESIILALRKSGFVVGYMGDGINDASALHAADVGISVDSAVDVAKESADIVLLQQNLNVLIDGIREGRRTFANTMKYIFMATSANFGNMFSMAGASLFLPFLPLLPTQILLTNLLTDLPEMTIGSDNVAPETIKRPTQWDLRFIRRFMLTFGPLSSFFDFVSFGLLIGVFKTNESLFQTGWFVESVLSASIIVLVVRTRRAFYRARPGRWLILATGFVALFVLLLPLTPLAAVFGFSPLPLALYGAVVGIVGAYVIAAERLKRWFYRTYAPKANSHRRLQLRQLVNYSAIR from the coding sequence ATGGATAACATCGAGCCGCCTGTTAATCAGGCTCCTATACTGTCTGCTTATTGGGCCATACAACCTGATGAGCTATTGGCACAACTTCATACAACAGCATTAGGGCTTAGTTCTGATCAGGCCGATTTAATTCGCCAGTCTGCTGGCCAGAATCAGCTACAAACCAAAGGCCGGGCGTCGGTAGTTGGGTTGTTTCTCAATCAGTTCAGAAACCCCATTTCGCTCATTCTGCTGGTAGCGGCTGCGCTGTCATATTTTCTTAACGACACCACCGACGCTATTATCATCTTTATCATTATTCTGGTAAGCGGATTGCTCAGCTTCTGGCAGGAAAAAGGCGCTTCGGATGCCATGCAGCAACTCCAGTCTATGGTAACGGTAAAAGCAACCGTTTACCGCGACGGAAAGGCATCCAGTTTGCCGGTTGAGCAGGTTGTCCCTGGCGATATTGTCGGCCTTTGTGCAGGCGACCTCGTCCCCGGCGACTGCTACCTACTGACTTCCAATGAGTTATTCACGAATGAAGCGTCACTAACGGGCGAAACTTATCCAGTCGATAAACAGCCGGGCATACAACCTGCCGATACGCCAATGGCCAAGCGGCAAAATGTTCTCTTTCTGGGTTCGCATGTGGTAAGTGGCAGTGGTCGGGCAGTAGTAATCAGAACAGGCCCCCAAACAGAACTGGGCCATATTGCCGAACGAATTGGCAACGCAACGCCCGAAACGGATTTCGAGCGCGGAATCCGGCAGTTTGGGTATATGCTGATGGAGGTGACACTGGTGCTGGTGATTCTGATTTTTGCCATTAATGTAGGGCTTCATAAACCCGTTCTGAATGCCTTTCTGTTTTCGCTGGCCATTGCGGTTGGGCTAACACCTCAGTTATTACCAGCCATTATCAGCATTAATCTGGCTAAAGGTGCAAGCCGTATGGCCCAGCAGCAGGTCATTGTTAAACGGCTGTCGGCTATCGAAAACATTGGTAGTATGAACCTGCTGTGCTCGGATAAAACCGGTACCCTCACCGAAGGGCACGTTCGGGTCGATCGGATTATGGATGTTCATAAGCAGCCATCCGTACGCGCCCGGTTGCTGGCTCAGATCAACGCCCAGCTTCAGCAGGGATTCCGCAATCCGGTCGACGAAGCTATTCTGGCATTCAATCCTACCGATGTGTCGCTCTATCCGCGTGTCGATGAGATTCCCTATGATTTTATCCGAAAACGCCTGACCATTCTGACCGAAATCGACGGACAAACCGTGATGAGTACCAAAGGGGCGCTACAGACTATTCTGGATGTGTGCCGTTATGTAGATACCGGTACCGACGAACTGGCGTTATTGACAGCATATCGGGAACAGATTGAGCAAACGTATCAGGAACTGAGCAGCCAGGGGTTTCGTACGCTGGGGCTTGCTACCAAACAAACGAACGGCAAACGCGACATCGATAAATCCGACGAAGCCGATATGACCTTCCTCGGATTTATTACACTCTTCGATCCTCCCAAAACGGGCATTGCCGAAACATTGGCCAGCCTCAACGAACTCGGCATTCATCTAAAACTAATTACCGGCGACAATGCGCTGGTTGCTCAATCGGTAGCCCAGCATATGGGTATCGACTGCCCGGAGGTGCTTACGGGTTCGGCCATCCGCCAGCTTAGCATTGAAGCCCTGCGGCAGAAAGCAATGCACACCCACGTGTTTGCCGAAGTAGAACCCAATCAGAAAGAAAGTATTATCCTGGCGCTTCGAAAATCGGGGTTTGTGGTAGGCTACATGGGCGATGGCATCAACGATGCCAGTGCGCTGCATGCAGCCGATGTAGGCATCTCGGTCGACTCGGCCGTTGATGTTGCCAAAGAATCGGCCGACATCGTGTTGCTTCAGCAAAATCTGAATGTGTTGATCGATGGAATTCGCGAAGGTCGCCGAACGTTCGCCAACACCATGAAATACATTTTTATGGCTACCAGTGCCAATTTTGGCAATATGTTCAGCATGGCCGGTGCATCGCTGTTCCTGCCGTTTCTGCCTCTGCTTCCTACCCAGATTCTGCTTACTAATCTGCTCACCGATCTTCCCGAAATGACAATAGGCTCCGACAATGTAGCACCTGAAACCATAAAACGACCTACTCAGTGGGACTTACGTTTCATTCGCCGGTTTATGCTTACGTTTGGGCCCCTTAGTTCTTTTTTCGACTTTGTCAGTTTCGGCTTGTTGATTGGCGTATTCAAGACCAATGAAAGCCTGTTTCAAACCGGCTGGTTTGTCGAATCGGTTCTGTCGGCATCCATCATTGTGCTGGTAGTTCGTACGCGTCGGGCATTTTATCGCGCCCGACCTGGTCGCTGGCTTATCCTGGCTACCGGTTTTGTAGCCCTGTTTGTGTTGTTACTGCCATTAACGCCTTTAGCTGCGGTATTTGGATTTAGCCCATTACCGCTGGCCTTGTATGGGGCTGTGGTGGGTATTGTTGGTGCCTACGTGATAGCGGCTGAACGTTTAAAACGGTGGTTTTACCGAACATACGCACCAAAAGCAAATTCACACCGCCGTTTGCAGCTTCGGCAATTGGTTAATTACTCGGCGATTCGGTAA
- the glgP gene encoding alpha-glucan family phosphorylase, producing MASSSTNTLAQRRVAYFSMEFAFAQPLKTYSGGLGFLAGSHMRSAYALKQPIVAVGILWKYGYYDQVRKADQTMDVLFMEKVYSFLEPTNLKFQIWVNHAPVWVTAYYLPPTVFGTVPAYFLSTELPENDYLAQTICHKLYDANPETRVASSILLGIGGAKLLEKLQITPDVYHMNESHPLPLAFHLYRQYGSVEMVREHLVFTTHTPEEAGNPRTDIRLLDRMGFFDYLPLDDVRRITNISDDLFNWALGALRLSGRANAVSKKHREVSEQMWKGFAGTAPLVSITNAQNQAFWADPKLLGAATANDDTAILAWKKEKKQDLFEEVANQTGDLYDPAVFTIVWARRFAGYKRAELLLSDPDRFDRLLKNSRYPIQMIWAGKPYPFDYASIGIFDRLVHVAKQYTNCAVLIDYEIRLSKQLKQGADLWLNTPRLTREASGTSGMTAAMNGTVNCSTNDGWVPEFARNGINAFVLPEANVEAPAHEQDAFDAENLFTLLETIILPMYYEQPDQWLLMMKNSMHDIVPYFDSDRMAAEYYEKLYSLPQSVNSENEVLTA from the coding sequence ATGGCTTCTTCTTCAACCAACACGCTGGCTCAGCGACGAGTGGCTTATTTTTCGATGGAATTTGCTTTTGCCCAGCCTCTTAAAACCTATTCGGGCGGTCTGGGATTTCTGGCAGGATCGCATATGCGTTCCGCTTATGCACTGAAACAGCCTATCGTAGCCGTCGGAATTCTCTGGAAATATGGGTATTATGATCAGGTGCGTAAGGCCGATCAGACCATGGATGTGCTGTTTATGGAGAAAGTATATAGCTTTCTGGAGCCAACGAATCTGAAATTTCAGATTTGGGTCAATCACGCGCCCGTTTGGGTAACGGCCTATTATCTGCCCCCAACGGTGTTTGGTACTGTGCCAGCCTACTTCCTGTCGACCGAGTTGCCCGAAAATGATTATCTGGCGCAAACCATTTGCCATAAACTGTATGATGCTAACCCCGAAACGCGGGTTGCTTCCAGTATTTTGCTGGGTATCGGTGGGGCTAAACTGCTCGAAAAGTTACAGATAACTCCCGACGTCTATCACATGAATGAAAGCCATCCGTTACCGCTGGCATTTCATCTCTATCGTCAATACGGTAGCGTCGAAATGGTTCGGGAACATCTGGTTTTTACGACCCATACACCCGAAGAAGCCGGTAATCCACGAACGGATATCAGGCTGCTCGATCGGATGGGCTTTTTCGATTACCTGCCTCTGGATGACGTACGGCGTATTACAAACATCAGCGACGATCTGTTTAACTGGGCGCTGGGGGCTTTGCGACTCTCGGGACGGGCCAATGCTGTGTCTAAAAAACATAGAGAAGTAAGCGAACAAATGTGGAAAGGGTTTGCAGGTACCGCTCCGCTGGTTTCGATTACGAATGCCCAAAACCAGGCATTCTGGGCTGACCCAAAACTGCTCGGTGCTGCCACAGCAAACGATGATACGGCAATACTGGCCTGGAAGAAGGAGAAAAAACAGGACTTGTTCGAGGAAGTAGCCAACCAGACGGGCGACCTCTACGATCCGGCGGTTTTTACGATCGTATGGGCGCGTCGGTTTGCGGGCTATAAACGCGCTGAACTCTTGCTGTCGGACCCTGACCGATTTGACCGGCTGTTGAAAAATTCGCGTTATCCGATTCAGATGATCTGGGCCGGTAAACCCTACCCCTTCGATTATGCCAGCATTGGTATTTTCGACCGGCTGGTGCATGTAGCCAAACAATATACCAACTGTGCCGTTCTGATCGACTACGAAATACGTCTCTCCAAACAACTAAAACAAGGTGCCGACTTATGGCTCAACACCCCCCGACTAACGCGCGAAGCCTCTGGAACAAGTGGTATGACGGCAGCCATGAATGGAACCGTCAACTGCTCGACCAATGATGGGTGGGTTCCTGAGTTTGCCCGGAATGGTATCAACGCGTTCGTACTCCCAGAGGCAAACGTAGAGGCTCCGGCTCATGAACAGGACGCTTTCGATGCCGAAAACCTCTTCACACTCCTCGAAACGATCATTCTGCCTATGTATTACGAACAACCGGACCAATGGCTTCTGATGATGAAAAACAGTATGCACGACATTGTGCCTTACTTCGATTCGGATCGTATGGCCGCAGAGTACTACGAAAAACTCTATTCCTTGCCGCAGTCCGTTAATTCGGAAAACGAAGTGCTGACGGCTTGA
- a CDS encoding sulfite exporter TauE/SafE family protein, producing the protein MNLQSIWWTAALTTGLVGSLHCVGMCGPLAMALPVGRLPRSQRGLAMGLYHAGRVTAYASLGLLMGSIGQGILLIGLQRPVSIAAGLFLLLWTLVNRGKLPGLPMTRTTGWIVQPLTRFLQRPTLTAFGGLGFLNGLLPCGFVYVALAGAITTSNALTGTLYMGLFGLGTIPALLTVRVVPNFFPPTLRRRFTLLMPVATIVLALLLLVRGLYSPVSSGKSQHEIPLCHGSQISLTRVDY; encoded by the coding sequence ATGAATCTGCAATCAATCTGGTGGACAGCGGCCCTGACAACGGGCCTGGTTGGTAGTTTACACTGCGTAGGCATGTGTGGGCCGCTGGCTATGGCGCTACCAGTTGGCCGGTTGCCACGTTCGCAACGCGGATTGGCAATGGGACTTTATCATGCCGGGCGAGTAACTGCCTACGCCAGTCTGGGCCTTCTGATGGGTAGTATTGGACAGGGGATTCTACTGATCGGCCTTCAACGGCCGGTATCGATTGCAGCCGGTTTGTTTTTATTACTCTGGACTCTGGTGAATCGCGGCAAACTACCGGGTTTGCCAATGACCCGCACAACAGGCTGGATCGTACAGCCTCTTACCCGCTTTCTGCAACGTCCGACATTAACCGCGTTTGGAGGGCTGGGTTTTCTAAATGGATTACTTCCGTGTGGATTTGTTTATGTAGCCCTGGCGGGAGCCATTACAACCAGCAATGCGCTGACCGGCACGCTCTATATGGGCTTATTTGGACTAGGTACGATTCCCGCCCTGCTGACGGTCCGCGTTGTACCCAATTTTTTCCCGCCAACGCTCCGCCGACGCTTTACGTTGCTGATGCCCGTTGCGACGATTGTACTGGCCTTACTACTTCTCGTTCGGGGACTTTATAGCCCGGTATCCTCTGGCAAATCACAGCACGAAATTCCTCTTTGCCACGGAAGTCAGATCAGTCTGACACGAGTTGACTACTAA
- a CDS encoding response regulator — protein MKTILLIEDNDDIRENTAEILELTGYAVLTAENGKVGVEKALATRPDLVICDIMMPVLDGYGVLHIFNKNPQLAGIPFIFLTAKTERTDFRKGMELGADDYLTKPFDESELLSAIEGRLNRFQNINPYQLKGDYDLQHEGLNQFLDDARKAGNLESLSADRKVHQVHKKQYIYTEGDEPTRLYFLKSGKVKTVRTNADGKELITGLYNAGEFFGYLALLENTEYTDSAVTLDDSELIYIPDEDFKQLLLANNEVGQQFIKLLAGRISEREQQLVTMAYSSLRRRVADAILRLHEQQAPNHPQGLIQLSRDDLASIVGTATESLIRTLSEFKQDGLIELVGSAIRVLQPEKLRRANW, from the coding sequence ATGAAAACTATTCTGCTGATTGAAGATAATGACGACATTCGGGAAAATACGGCCGAAATTCTGGAACTTACCGGCTACGCTGTTCTGACGGCGGAAAATGGCAAAGTAGGCGTCGAAAAAGCACTCGCTACCCGTCCCGATCTGGTCATCTGCGACATTATGATGCCTGTTCTGGATGGCTATGGTGTGCTGCATATTTTCAATAAAAACCCTCAATTGGCAGGCATTCCCTTCATTTTTCTGACGGCAAAGACTGAGCGCACCGATTTCCGAAAGGGCATGGAATTAGGAGCTGATGACTACCTGACCAAACCCTTCGACGAATCGGAACTGCTGAGCGCTATTGAAGGTCGGCTCAATCGGTTTCAAAACATCAACCCCTATCAGCTCAAGGGCGATTATGATCTACAACACGAAGGCTTAAATCAGTTTCTGGACGATGCCCGGAAAGCCGGAAACCTGGAAAGCCTGTCGGCCGACCGTAAGGTTCATCAGGTTCACAAAAAGCAGTATATCTATACCGAAGGCGACGAGCCCACCCGGCTGTATTTTCTTAAATCGGGCAAAGTAAAAACCGTTCGGACCAATGCCGATGGGAAGGAGCTGATTACGGGCCTTTACAATGCGGGCGAGTTTTTTGGCTATCTGGCTCTACTCGAAAATACCGAATATACCGACTCGGCCGTAACGCTCGACGACTCCGAACTGATTTACATTCCGGACGAAGATTTCAAACAACTCCTACTGGCCAACAACGAGGTAGGCCAGCAATTTATTAAACTGCTGGCAGGCCGCATCAGCGAACGGGAACAACAACTGGTTACAATGGCCTACAGTTCGCTACGCCGACGCGTTGCCGATGCAATTCTGCGATTACATGAACAGCAGGCGCCTAATCACCCACAGGGTCTTATTCAACTTTCGCGCGATGATCTGGCTTCCATTGTGGGCACAGCTACCGAATCGTTGATTCGAACGCTGAGCGAATTTAAACAGGATGGCCTGATTGAGCTGGTTGGTTCGGCTATTCGTGTTCTTCAGCCCGAAAAACTCCGCCGGGCCAACTGGTAG
- a CDS encoding FixH family protein: protein MNWGQAIVLTFILFAGFIGVMVFRMSRQRVDLVRDDYYQTEIAFQQHINQVANAHKNPAVGINYQADRQQVAFTLPASLNKGEILFYRPSDRQQDFNVQIPANHQRQQTVSTAPLKRGFWRVQLTWSDGQQDYYTEQDLFL from the coding sequence ATGAACTGGGGACAAGCCATCGTACTTACGTTTATTCTCTTTGCCGGATTTATCGGCGTTATGGTCTTTCGGATGAGCCGCCAGCGTGTCGATCTGGTACGTGATGATTATTATCAGACCGAAATCGCCTTCCAGCAACATATTAATCAGGTTGCCAATGCGCACAAGAATCCAGCGGTTGGCATCAACTACCAGGCCGATCGGCAGCAGGTAGCCTTCACGCTGCCTGCATCATTAAACAAAGGTGAGATTTTATTCTATCGCCCTTCCGACCGGCAACAGGATTTCAATGTACAGATTCCAGCCAATCACCAACGTCAGCAAACCGTGTCGACAGCTCCTTTAAAGAGAGGCTTCTGGCGGGTCCAACTTACCTGGTCCGACGGGCAGCAGGATTACTATACAGAACAGGATCTATTCCTTTAA
- a CDS encoding acetate/propionate family kinase, with protein sequence MDKKLSPPTQHILVLNSGSSSLKFAVYAWGANDRSWLSGKLARIGLPDAYVELRDSEHNLHSSQHNLPDHSAALTVLVDWLGQQPELQLKAVGHRLVHGGANYQTPQRVTAKLLTDLKPLIPFAPDHLPAEISLIEAVDQLYPNLPQVVCFDTAFHQTMPDRARRLPIPRHLAEKGIVRYGFHGLSYEYVLDQLAQQAGTQATQERVVLAHLGNGASMVAVRSGKSIDTTMGFTPTGGLMMGTRSGDLDPGVLLYLLANGYATSETLSHLLNDESGLRGVSGISSDMQTLLNQAPKHRHAADAIDLFCYLAQKQLGGLVAALNGLDTLVFTGGIGENSPEIRARICSDLQYSGIGLDAERNRTNASIISPEGQRPVVRVIPTNEEYIIAQQTQQLLYTEYKPINH encoded by the coding sequence ATGGACAAAAAGTTAAGCCCGCCGACCCAACATATACTTGTGCTAAACAGTGGTTCATCGAGTCTGAAGTTTGCGGTCTATGCGTGGGGAGCCAATGATCGATCCTGGCTCTCCGGGAAATTGGCGCGCATTGGTTTACCAGACGCTTACGTTGAACTGCGCGATTCGGAACACAACCTGCATAGCAGTCAGCACAACCTGCCCGACCATTCGGCAGCCTTAACCGTTTTAGTTGACTGGCTCGGGCAGCAACCAGAGTTGCAACTTAAAGCCGTTGGGCATCGGCTAGTCCACGGGGGAGCTAACTATCAGACACCCCAACGTGTTACGGCGAAGCTGTTAACTGACCTTAAACCACTAATTCCATTCGCACCCGACCATCTGCCAGCCGAAATTAGCCTGATTGAAGCTGTCGATCAGTTATATCCCAATTTACCCCAGGTCGTTTGTTTCGATACGGCTTTTCACCAAACCATGCCCGATCGTGCCCGGCGGTTGCCCATTCCGCGCCATCTGGCCGAAAAAGGAATCGTTCGCTATGGCTTTCATGGACTTTCGTATGAATATGTGCTCGATCAGCTTGCCCAGCAGGCGGGCACACAGGCCACTCAGGAACGGGTCGTGCTGGCGCACCTCGGCAATGGGGCCAGCATGGTAGCTGTTCGGTCCGGAAAAAGTATTGACACAACAATGGGTTTTACGCCTACAGGCGGCCTTATGATGGGCACCCGCTCTGGCGATCTCGATCCGGGTGTTTTGCTTTATCTACTCGCCAATGGCTATGCAACTAGCGAAACACTTAGTCACTTACTCAATGACGAATCAGGATTACGGGGCGTTTCGGGCATCAGTTCCGACATGCAGACACTGCTCAATCAGGCTCCTAAGCATCGGCATGCCGCCGATGCCATTGATCTTTTCTGTTATCTGGCTCAAAAACAGCTTGGCGGATTAGTAGCCGCACTAAATGGCCTCGATACGCTGGTTTTTACGGGTGGAATTGGAGAAAATTCGCCCGAAATCAGGGCTCGAATCTGCTCAGACCTCCAGTATTCAGGCATTGGGCTCGATGCAGAACGAAACCGGACCAATGCTTCCATTATTTCGCCCGAAGGCCAACGTCCTGTGGTTCGGGTCATTCCTACCAACGAAGAATACATAATTGCGCAGCAGACCCAACAGCTCTTATACACTGAATACAAACCGATTAACCATTAA
- a CDS encoding thioredoxin family protein, giving the protein MEFQAQHPILVPARTAVLLVFLPSAASRDTIGQRLSLTKLVGSWQQELGHTVRVLKIDENVHPDVVRSFDVQQFPAVVLVQQGVELWRQEGITTAEAERTLMPNLLERIGNH; this is encoded by the coding sequence ATGGAATTTCAAGCTCAACATCCTATTCTGGTTCCTGCCAGAACGGCCGTGTTGCTGGTCTTTTTGCCGTCGGCAGCCAGTCGTGATACGATTGGTCAGAGATTATCTTTGACAAAGCTTGTTGGGTCGTGGCAGCAAGAACTTGGCCATACCGTGCGCGTACTGAAGATTGATGAAAACGTGCATCCCGACGTTGTACGGAGCTTCGATGTACAGCAATTTCCTGCTGTTGTACTCGTGCAGCAGGGAGTAGAACTGTGGCGTCAGGAGGGTATTACAACGGCTGAGGCAGAGCGAACATTGATGCCGAATCTATTGGAACGGATTGGTAACCATTGA